A window of Peromyscus eremicus chromosome 7, PerEre_H2_v1, whole genome shotgun sequence contains these coding sequences:
- the Cish gene encoding cytokine-inducible SH2-containing protein isoform X2, with the protein MQPLPTGALPEEVAEETPVQSESEPKVLDPEEDLLCIAKTFSYLRESGWYWGSITASEARQHLQKMPEGTFLVRDSTHPSYLFTLSVKTTRGPTNVRIEYADSSFRLDSNCLSRPRILAFPDVVSLVQHYVASCAADTRSDSPDPVPTAALPVPKHEAPGDSALPLPMATAVHLKLVQPFVRRSSARSLQHLCRLVINRLVADVDCLPLPRRMADYLRQYPFQL; encoded by the exons ATGCAGCCCTTGCCCACTGGGGCACTCCCAGAGGAGGTGGCAGAGGAGACCCCTGTCCAGTCAGAGAGCGAACCAAAGGTGCTGGACCCTGAGGAGGACCTGCTGTGCATAGCCAAGACTTTCTCCTACCTTCGGGAATCTG GATGGTACTGGGGTTCCATTACAGCCAGTGAGGCCCGGCAACACCTACAGAAGATGCCAGAGGGCACATTCCTAGTACGAGATAGCACCCACCCCAGCTACCTGTTCACGCTGTCCGTCAAAACCACCCGTGGCCCCACCAATGTACGCATTGAGTATGCCGATTCCAGCTTCCGACTGGACTCCAACTGCTTGTCCAGACCTCGAATCCTGGCCTTCCCAGATGTGGTCAGCCTTGTGCAGCACTATGTGGCCTCCTGTGCCGCTGACACCCGGAGTGACAGCCCAGATCCTGTTCCCACCGCAGCCCTGCCTGTGCCTAAGCACGAGGCACCTGGTGACTCAGCCCTGCCTCTCCCCATGGCGACTGCCGTGCATCTGAAACTGGTGCAGCCCTTTGTGCGCAGGAGCAGTGCCCGCAGCTTACAACATCTGTGTCGCCTTGTCATCAACCGTCTGGTGGCTGACGTGGACTGCCTACCGCTGCCCCGGCGCATGGCCGACTACCTCCGACAGTACCCCTTCCAACTGTGA
- the Cish gene encoding cytokine-inducible SH2-containing protein isoform X1, which yields MVLCVQGSCPLLAVEQTGQRPLWAQSLELPEPTMQPLPTGALPEEVAEETPVQSESEPKVLDPEEDLLCIAKTFSYLRESGWYWGSITASEARQHLQKMPEGTFLVRDSTHPSYLFTLSVKTTRGPTNVRIEYADSSFRLDSNCLSRPRILAFPDVVSLVQHYVASCAADTRSDSPDPVPTAALPVPKHEAPGDSALPLPMATAVHLKLVQPFVRRSSARSLQHLCRLVINRLVADVDCLPLPRRMADYLRQYPFQL from the exons ATGGTCCTTTGCGTACAGGG ATCTTGTCCTCTGCTGGCTGTGGAGCAAACCGGGCAGCGGCCTCTGTGGGCCCAGTCTCTGGAGCTGCCTGAGCCAACCATGCAGCCCTTGCCCACTGGGGCACTCCCAGAGGAGGTGGCAGAGGAGACCCCTGTCCAGTCAGAGAGCGAACCAAAGGTGCTGGACCCTGAGGAGGACCTGCTGTGCATAGCCAAGACTTTCTCCTACCTTCGGGAATCTG GATGGTACTGGGGTTCCATTACAGCCAGTGAGGCCCGGCAACACCTACAGAAGATGCCAGAGGGCACATTCCTAGTACGAGATAGCACCCACCCCAGCTACCTGTTCACGCTGTCCGTCAAAACCACCCGTGGCCCCACCAATGTACGCATTGAGTATGCCGATTCCAGCTTCCGACTGGACTCCAACTGCTTGTCCAGACCTCGAATCCTGGCCTTCCCAGATGTGGTCAGCCTTGTGCAGCACTATGTGGCCTCCTGTGCCGCTGACACCCGGAGTGACAGCCCAGATCCTGTTCCCACCGCAGCCCTGCCTGTGCCTAAGCACGAGGCACCTGGTGACTCAGCCCTGCCTCTCCCCATGGCGACTGCCGTGCATCTGAAACTGGTGCAGCCCTTTGTGCGCAGGAGCAGTGCCCGCAGCTTACAACATCTGTGTCGCCTTGTCATCAACCGTCTGGTGGCTGACGTGGACTGCCTACCGCTGCCCCGGCGCATGGCCGACTACCTCCGACAGTACCCCTTCCAACTGTGA